In Polyangia bacterium, one genomic interval encodes:
- the hprK gene encoding HPr(Ser) kinase/phosphatase, with translation MLTVRSLLDESSGLRLVLLAGESGLGRPITIHRIQKPGLALAGFVRQVHPERVQVLGSTEISYLQTLSDDDARRSVEGFVGLNPACVVVTKGLDVPAVLMDVADRAGVPLLRTPVVSSVAIDAIQKHLELQLAPTASIHAVLLDVLGVGVLLLGKSGIGKSEAALDLIMRGHRLVADDLVEVRRTSGDVLVGWASELIKHHMEVRGLGIINIKDMFGVAAVRDEKRIELVLELMKWDQTESHDRLGLDEMVYPILEVPVPLLRIPVSPGRNVSSLIEVAARNRLLQVRGHHSAREFQERLDRALADARERRWRDDVE, from the coding sequence ATGCTGACGGTGCGGTCGCTTCTGGATGAGAGCTCCGGACTGCGGCTTGTGCTGCTGGCGGGCGAATCGGGGCTGGGCCGGCCGATCACCATTCACCGGATCCAGAAGCCGGGGTTGGCGCTGGCCGGTTTCGTTCGCCAGGTGCACCCGGAGCGCGTTCAGGTGCTGGGCTCGACGGAGATCTCGTATCTACAGACGCTGTCCGACGACGACGCTCGCCGCTCGGTGGAAGGATTCGTCGGATTGAACCCGGCCTGCGTGGTGGTCACCAAGGGCCTGGACGTGCCGGCGGTGCTGATGGACGTCGCCGATCGCGCCGGGGTGCCGCTGTTGCGCACGCCGGTGGTGTCGTCAGTGGCCATCGACGCCATTCAAAAACACCTCGAATTGCAGCTGGCCCCCACCGCCAGCATCCACGCCGTGCTGCTGGACGTTCTGGGTGTGGGCGTCTTGCTGCTGGGGAAAAGCGGGATCGGCAAATCAGAGGCGGCCCTGGATCTGATCATGCGCGGCCATCGTCTGGTGGCCGACGATCTGGTCGAGGTGCGCCGCACCTCGGGCGACGTGCTGGTGGGCTGGGCCTCGGAGCTCATCAAGCACCACATGGAAGTGCGGGGCCTCGGCATCATCAACATCAAAGACATGTTCGGCGTGGCGGCGGTGCGCGACGAAAAACGCATCGAGCTGGTGCTGGAACTGATGAAGTGGGATCAGACCGAAAGCCACGATCGCCTGGGCCTGGACGAGATGGTGTATCCGATTTTGGAAGTGCCGGTGCCGCTTTTGCGCATTCCGGTCAGCCCGGGCCGCAACGTCAGCTCGCTGATCGAGGTGGCGGCGCGCAATCGCCTTCTTCAAGTGCGCGGCCACCACTCGGCGCGCGAATTCCAGGAGCGCCTGGATCGCGCCCTGGCCGACGCCCGCGAGCGGCGCTGGCGGGACGACGTGGAATGA
- a CDS encoding PTS sugar transporter subunit IIA, with amino-acid sequence MKVIDFLKPERIVANIHAKTKAGVLAELAAHLAANQPGVDGETLRKVLEEREQLASTAIGDGIAIPHGKMDAVGQLVGALGRSVEGIDFESIDGKPTHLIFMLVAPASSTGVHLKALARLSRLFRDADFRRRLLAAPTDADMYKVISDEDAKY; translated from the coding sequence ATGAAGGTTATCGATTTCTTAAAGCCCGAACGAATTGTCGCGAACATCCATGCCAAGACCAAGGCCGGTGTGCTGGCGGAATTGGCCGCGCACCTGGCCGCCAACCAGCCCGGCGTCGATGGCGAGACGTTGCGCAAGGTTCTGGAAGAACGCGAACAGCTGGCCTCGACGGCCATCGGTGACGGCATCGCCATCCCGCACGGCAAGATGGACGCCGTCGGCCAGCTGGTCGGCGCGCTGGGCCGTTCGGTCGAGGGCATCGACTTCGAATCGATCGACGGCAAGCCCACCCATTTGATCTTCATGCTGGTGGCGCCCGCCAGCTCGACCGGGGTGCACCTGAAGGCGCTGGCTCGCCTGTCGCGCTTGTTTCGCGACGCTGACTTCCGCCGCCGTCTTCTGGCCGCGCCGACCGACGCCGACATGTACAAAGTCATCTCGGACGAAGACGCCAAGTACTAG
- the raiA gene encoding ribosome-associated translation inhibitor RaiA, whose protein sequence is MQLSATFRHMDASQAVRDYALEKLEKIRKYFNKDPIAAHAVFSVERGFHHVADINLTLPNGILINAKETTEDMYSSIDLAAARIERQVRKWKDKIRDHKPHGGPASSVREMIIPFEELEPKAAGAPGPVAAATAGYRVIKDATFTTRSMKVEDAVMQLNLLGYELLVFTDAGHGGISVLYRRKDGNYGLIETGRSEAGS, encoded by the coding sequence ATGCAGCTCTCGGCCACCTTTCGTCACATGGACGCGTCTCAGGCGGTGCGCGACTATGCGCTTGAGAAGTTGGAGAAAATTCGTAAGTACTTCAACAAGGATCCCATCGCGGCGCACGCAGTGTTCTCGGTCGAGCGCGGTTTTCACCACGTCGCCGACATCAACCTGACCTTGCCGAACGGAATCTTGATCAACGCCAAGGAGACGACCGAGGACATGTACTCGTCGATCGATCTGGCGGCGGCGCGCATTGAACGGCAGGTGCGAAAGTGGAAGGACAAGATCCGCGACCACAAGCCGCACGGCGGCCCGGCGTCGTCGGTGCGCGAGATGATCATCCCGTTCGAAGAGCTAGAGCCCAAAGCGGCGGGTGCGCCGGGGCCGGTCGCGGCAGCGACGGCCGGCTACCGCGTCATTAAAGACGCCACCTTCACCACCCGTTCAATGAAGGTCGAGGACGCCGTGATGCAGCTGAACCTGCTGGGGTATGAACTTTTGGTCTTCACCGACGCCGGCCACGGCGGTATCTCGGTCCTCTATCGTCGCAAGGATGGCAACTACGGTCTTATCGAGACCGGTCGCTCGGAAGCTGGTTCATAG
- a CDS encoding secondary thiamine-phosphate synthase enzyme YjbQ, which yields MPVQQVDIRLKPRDRGFHLITAEVLAALPMLKDIRAGICHLFVQHTSASLTINENADPDVRADMERWFDRAVPDGDRLFVHTAEGDDDMPAHLKASLLGAAVSIPVRDGRLALGTWQGIYLGEHRDHGGSRSIVVTLWS from the coding sequence ATGCCCGTCCAGCAAGTCGACATTCGGCTGAAACCGCGGGATCGCGGATTTCACCTGATCACCGCCGAGGTGCTGGCCGCCTTGCCCATGTTGAAAGACATCCGGGCCGGCATCTGCCACCTGTTCGTCCAGCACACCTCGGCGTCGCTGACCATCAACGAGAACGCCGATCCTGACGTGCGCGCCGACATGGAGCGCTGGTTCGACCGCGCCGTGCCCGACGGCGATCGCCTCTTCGTTCACACCGCCGAAGGTGACGACGACATGCCGGCGCACCTGAAGGCGTCGCTGCTGGGCGCGGCGGTCAGCATTCCGGTGCGCGACGGCCGCCTGGCCCTGGGCACGTGGCAGGGAATCTATCTCGGCGAGCACCGCGACCACGGCGGCAGCCGATCGATCGTCGTCACGCTCTGGTCCTGA
- a CDS encoding prepilin-type N-terminal cleavage/methylation domain-containing protein, whose amino-acid sequence MRVSGNSFSRARRRAAGFTLVELMVVVIIIGIMSALATPLLTRDQQTDAGRIFASEIARELQKARSEAISTRMGVRAYAFADRIEFRSYKLGATPGAAPTAPAVTDGLLGMVRAKTGVAIWNVLAPTAAAPGAATLTTAVSAQLDLLNRGTAQLIGSPVPTSAVFYIHNTNLPAGSEYGSYRIDVNALTGFVTVRTN is encoded by the coding sequence ATGCGTGTATCTGGGAATTCATTTTCGCGCGCGCGCCGTCGCGCCGCTGGCTTCACGCTGGTCGAGCTGATGGTGGTGGTGATCATCATCGGGATCATGTCGGCGCTGGCCACGCCGCTTTTGACCCGTGATCAGCAGACCGACGCCGGCCGCATCTTCGCCAGCGAGATCGCGCGCGAATTGCAGAAGGCCCGCTCGGAGGCGATCAGCACCCGGATGGGCGTGCGCGCCTACGCCTTCGCCGATCGGATCGAGTTTCGCAGCTACAAATTGGGCGCCACGCCAGGCGCCGCGCCGACCGCGCCGGCGGTGACCGATGGGCTGCTGGGAATGGTGCGGGCCAAGACCGGCGTCGCCATCTGGAACGTGCTGGCGCCGACCGCGGCCGCCCCCGGCGCCGCCACGCTGACCACGGCGGTGTCCGCGCAGCTGGACCTTCTCAATCGCGGCACCGCGCAGCTCATCGGCTCGCCGGTGCCGACCAGCGCGGTCTTCTACATTCACAACACGAACCTGCCCGCCGGCAGCGAATACGGTTCGTACCGCATCGACGTCAACGCCCTGACCGGCTTCGTGACGGTGAGGACCAACTGA
- a CDS encoding prepilin-type N-terminal cleavage/methylation domain-containing protein: MRRRCLQRRPARKPSGGFTLIEVMIALVIATIGLLGTLALQMTVMNATSNSNDAAIATQLAEQGLEVLSARVVSAGPPVVDQLAAAVIDGWSTPVYLNAQGHSSATPTVDFRFKRENKIVNLGFANPYDVSVRVTYNLDNGSNRSVRLDQERRKTW, translated from the coding sequence ATGCGCCGCCGTTGTCTCCAGCGCCGCCCGGCGCGCAAACCCAGCGGCGGCTTCACGCTGATCGAGGTGATGATCGCGCTCGTCATCGCCACCATTGGCCTGCTCGGCACGCTGGCCTTGCAGATGACGGTGATGAACGCCACCAGCAACAGCAACGACGCCGCCATCGCCACCCAGTTGGCCGAACAAGGATTGGAAGTGCTGAGCGCCCGCGTGGTCAGCGCCGGACCACCGGTGGTGGATCAACTGGCCGCCGCCGTCATCGACGGCTGGTCGACGCCCGTTTATCTGAATGCCCAGGGCCACAGCAGCGCCACCCCGACCGTCGACTTCCGTTTCAAGCGCGAAAACAAGATCGTCAACCTGGGGTTCGCCAACCCGTACGACGTCTCGGTGCGCGTGACGTACAACCTCGACAACGGCAGCAACCGCTCCGTTCGCCTGGACCAAGAGCGGAGGAAGACGTGGTGA
- a CDS encoding PilW family protein — MTPGRASETPHRPAPARRRRTAGLTLVELMITLVIGGLVASAAFVFFVGQRRVYSTQAKILDIQQNLWGAMDALTRFVRSAGMGLTGCVKLGDPPPGGATAPQTGLRIYQNGPPGAVSRLAPLWILNGANGAPDKITVVFGSGFGTFSDSQLGASVATATDTIATPANKGGIFRAGDFALLLDVTAAPQGPPVGDRGCTLFQVTSSNAATGVLGHDGTSTWNPTINMAGYVPFLYAGGAAGSGGLRNIGTLNWVEFSIDSTGAPAVPPKLVMRRLDGITGSTAAVTMAEGIEDLQVSYACDSNPAPPNGDGVFTEGTDGAGMLTDEWMYNVAGDVPTVDCNRPQAIRITLLARSHDPDTLLTGLHTNAKPAVEDGAAGTPDTFRHRALTTTVFPRNR, encoded by the coding sequence GTGACGCCGGGACGCGCCTCCGAAACGCCGCACCGGCCGGCACCGGCCCGCCGCCGGCGCACCGCCGGCCTGACGCTGGTTGAATTGATGATCACCCTGGTCATCGGCGGCCTGGTGGCCAGCGCGGCGTTCGTCTTCTTCGTCGGGCAGCGCCGGGTGTACTCGACGCAGGCGAAGATTCTCGATATCCAGCAGAACCTGTGGGGCGCCATGGACGCCCTCACCCGCTTCGTGCGGTCGGCGGGCATGGGCCTCACCGGCTGCGTGAAGCTCGGCGACCCGCCGCCCGGCGGCGCCACCGCGCCGCAGACCGGCCTGCGCATCTATCAAAACGGTCCGCCGGGCGCGGTGTCGCGCCTGGCCCCGCTGTGGATCCTGAACGGCGCCAACGGCGCGCCCGACAAGATCACCGTCGTCTTTGGCTCCGGCTTCGGCACCTTCAGCGATTCGCAGCTGGGCGCGTCGGTCGCCACCGCCACCGACACCATCGCGACGCCTGCCAACAAGGGCGGGATCTTCCGCGCCGGCGATTTCGCGCTGCTGCTGGACGTGACGGCGGCGCCGCAGGGGCCGCCGGTGGGCGATCGCGGCTGCACGCTGTTTCAGGTGACCAGCTCGAACGCCGCCACCGGCGTGCTGGGCCACGACGGCACCTCGACCTGGAACCCGACCATCAACATGGCCGGCTACGTTCCGTTTCTTTACGCCGGCGGCGCCGCCGGCTCGGGCGGCCTGCGCAACATCGGCACGCTGAACTGGGTCGAGTTCTCCATCGACAGCACCGGTGCGCCGGCTGTCCCGCCCAAGCTGGTGATGCGCCGCCTGGACGGGATCACCGGCTCGACCGCCGCCGTCACCATGGCCGAGGGCATCGAGGATTTACAAGTTTCTTACGCCTGCGACAGCAACCCGGCGCCGCCCAACGGCGACGGCGTCTTCACCGAAGGCACCGACGGCGCCGGCATGTTGACCGACGAATGGATGTACAACGTCGCCGGCGACGTCCCTACCGTCGATTGCAATCGACCGCAGGCCATCCGCATCACCTTGCTGGCCCGCTCGCACGATCCGGACACGCTGCTGACCGGCCTGCACACGAACGCCAAACCCGCCGTCGAGGACGGCGCCGCCGGCACCCCTGACACCTTCCGCCACCGCGCCTTGACCACCACCGTCTTCCCAAGGAACCGCTGA
- a CDS encoding PilC/PilY family type IV pilus protein has product MTSRRWFARVSLCTALACYVGLVAPLDLVGVPAGVVGERAAEARVSPLSLIARQIHKPNILVLLDTSGSLTGVPGGTFDTPDEVGVDCDDGNNCRGGGALGVCAQSGKGCYSDDDCAVDATCKVDAQSCGTDADCAPAPGSCNQLTCNGSNQNCVHAACFTSSDCPASTTGTCVVTHNACNPVSTCSAVYKCTYGSNTCSSTSTPCAAYSVCQNSSGGLSSQQCATSNDCPLKSTGTCSVGGAACSSGNVSTCAKVCPDHSTVCTSDSQCGVCSKGSGSLAGGYCSVGSNCSRSGANCSVTSGSCSVNNNSCALPHYTCTVSQANNPCLNTNPCVGPANTCGPLPTNNCVAPTAGDVCNAGGTTTNASRMCRISQLKCSKDSDCTTAGDACGPATSRIVIAKRVLSEIVTNNSNIANFGLMTFYQNGYFPYYKLTGASTVSSSTFLTQGRLQVASCFDATNGPASTCTIDSVVYTLTGGNNSLYKIGGTGQQVGNNWCGQFCAISGAGTGTYQGSYYSYSTQTGTVTSTKSTQTTYQGKSITLSGSPYRYYDSYPNYYNSGAIAPPVGVPNCGSYCSSSCGARWDTQLAPFLDTSDDPAKASVMAAAIYSRMQPASYGGLIAYGGTPTGCALRNDVSSTTNASAYDYMALVKKNDTVTCRQNYVMLITDGEANGPGDNSCSSNACAAADPRGAGCTCKAVLAAEDLKAAGVRTLVVGFSGDVSAGTGRITNDNIARAGGTDRGSDGVAPFAYDATSEADLLAAIQEAIYDAAKGSYSTSPPAASAGIQLQGKITVGTYALDSRVDFPSWKGHLIAYDTSAGSPMMVWDAAVQLGNMDWKTRRVYTSDSSNNLVMIQVNSNGTIANKTALHTLGLGASDDEAEKIARWVLGDPTMGNPAILGAMVNSTPIDVGQPGADLNPGGIDFSNKYVSRPHITYVGSDDGMVHGFYTSDTVIGGAAKPAGSEAFAYLPPEMLSTATKIYAQGGQVADPTAHIFGLASSPKVKNLCASNCTDNAKAAWKTVLAMTDGYGGSETFMLDITDPTANPPFSLIWHSATSPTASTYNNILGQTISVPAFFYSDTPTLDDYRVLFTSGYPVTAAGANDQGHYIISASAATGQILSQQKVSPAGGCGTTPEFTMLTDVGTARDYQVKNQLLAGYAGDTWGNLWRFTPSATPTAVLNLGCQHPLHFAPTVVQLDRDDVTNLPHQIYLVQSTNSPLDDVTKNFDPSHIVITRDIFKDGAVSADQTFGVNGTVSLSVGVSPQLCGVSDLSGTVCQTQLPSNARPLGTPLAILKQDGSGFLILSNWYAPDPQGCSKGTTYLQIHQVSVPSGVVTMKQALRVSDEPVSSPIVAGNKIVIITSTGPVVLSGNVTQTFVAGQSSPSMAGGAAEPFKILGWSESY; this is encoded by the coding sequence ATGACGTCCCGTCGCTGGTTCGCTCGCGTCTCGCTCTGTACGGCCTTGGCCTGTTACGTGGGGTTGGTGGCGCCCCTGGATCTTGTCGGCGTTCCTGCCGGCGTGGTCGGCGAACGAGCGGCCGAGGCGCGCGTGAGCCCGCTGTCGCTGATCGCCCGCCAGATCCACAAGCCGAACATCCTGGTGCTGCTGGACACCTCGGGCTCGCTGACCGGCGTGCCGGGCGGCACCTTCGACACGCCTGACGAGGTCGGCGTCGACTGCGACGACGGCAACAACTGCCGCGGCGGCGGCGCGCTGGGCGTCTGCGCCCAAAGCGGCAAAGGCTGTTACTCGGACGACGACTGCGCGGTGGACGCCACCTGCAAGGTCGACGCGCAATCGTGCGGCACGGACGCCGACTGCGCGCCCGCCCCTGGATCGTGCAACCAGCTCACCTGCAATGGCAGCAACCAGAACTGCGTGCACGCCGCCTGCTTCACCAGCAGCGACTGTCCCGCCTCGACCACCGGGACCTGCGTCGTCACCCACAACGCTTGCAACCCGGTCAGCACCTGTTCGGCCGTCTATAAATGCACCTACGGCAGCAACACCTGCAGCAGCACCTCCACGCCTTGCGCCGCCTACTCCGTCTGCCAGAACTCGTCGGGCGGCCTGTCATCGCAGCAATGCGCCACCAGCAACGATTGCCCTCTCAAGTCCACGGGCACCTGTTCGGTCGGCGGCGCCGCCTGCAGCTCCGGCAACGTCTCGACCTGCGCCAAGGTCTGTCCCGATCATTCCACGGTCTGCACCTCTGATTCCCAGTGCGGGGTTTGCAGCAAAGGCAGCGGTTCGCTGGCCGGCGGCTACTGCTCCGTGGGCAGCAATTGCAGCAGGAGCGGCGCCAATTGCTCGGTCACCTCCGGCTCGTGCAGCGTCAACAACAATAGCTGCGCCCTCCCCCACTACACCTGCACCGTCTCGCAAGCCAACAATCCCTGTCTCAACACCAACCCCTGCGTCGGTCCGGCCAACACTTGCGGGCCCCTGCCCACCAACAACTGCGTCGCCCCCACCGCCGGCGACGTGTGCAACGCCGGCGGAACCACCACCAACGCCTCGCGCATGTGCCGCATCTCGCAGCTCAAGTGCAGCAAGGATTCAGACTGCACCACCGCCGGTGACGCCTGCGGCCCCGCCACCTCGCGCATCGTGATCGCCAAGCGTGTGCTGTCCGAGATCGTCACCAACAACAGCAACATCGCCAATTTCGGCTTGATGACGTTCTACCAAAACGGCTACTTCCCGTACTACAAGCTGACCGGCGCCAGCACCGTCAGCAGCAGCACGTTTCTCACCCAGGGCCGGTTGCAGGTAGCAAGCTGCTTCGACGCCACCAATGGCCCCGCCAGCACCTGCACCATCGACAGCGTCGTCTACACGCTGACCGGCGGCAACAACAGCTTGTACAAGATCGGCGGCACCGGGCAGCAAGTGGGCAACAACTGGTGCGGGCAATTCTGCGCCATCAGCGGCGCCGGCACCGGCACCTATCAAGGCAGCTATTATTCGTACAGCACGCAGACCGGAACGGTGACCAGCACCAAGAGCACGCAGACCACCTACCAGGGCAAGAGCATCACCCTCAGCGGCTCGCCTTATCGTTACTACGATTCGTACCCCAACTATTACAACTCGGGGGCCATCGCGCCGCCCGTCGGCGTCCCCAACTGCGGCAGCTATTGCAGCTCGTCTTGCGGGGCGCGCTGGGACACGCAGCTGGCGCCGTTCCTGGACACCTCGGACGATCCGGCCAAGGCCAGCGTGATGGCGGCGGCGATCTACAGTCGGATGCAGCCGGCGTCGTACGGCGGCCTCATCGCTTACGGCGGCACGCCCACCGGCTGCGCCCTGCGCAACGACGTCAGCTCGACGACCAACGCCAGCGCTTACGATTACATGGCCCTGGTGAAAAAGAACGACACGGTCACCTGCCGGCAGAACTACGTCATGCTGATCACCGACGGTGAAGCGAACGGCCCCGGCGACAACAGCTGCAGCTCGAACGCCTGCGCCGCCGCCGATCCACGCGGCGCCGGTTGCACCTGTAAAGCGGTGCTGGCCGCTGAAGATCTGAAGGCCGCCGGGGTCAGGACGCTGGTGGTTGGTTTTTCCGGCGACGTGTCGGCGGGCACCGGCCGCATCACCAACGACAACATCGCCCGCGCCGGCGGCACCGATCGCGGCTCCGACGGCGTGGCGCCTTTCGCCTACGACGCCACCAGCGAAGCCGACCTGCTGGCCGCCATCCAGGAGGCGATCTACGACGCCGCCAAGGGCAGCTACTCGACGTCGCCGCCGGCCGCGTCCGCCGGCATTCAGCTGCAAGGCAAGATCACCGTCGGGACGTACGCCCTTGATTCGCGCGTGGATTTCCCGTCGTGGAAAGGCCACCTCATTGCTTACGACACCTCGGCCGGATCGCCGATGATGGTGTGGGACGCGGCCGTGCAGCTTGGCAACATGGATTGGAAGACCCGGCGCGTGTACACGTCCGATTCCAGCAACAACCTGGTGATGATCCAGGTGAACAGCAACGGCACCATCGCCAACAAGACCGCGCTGCACACGCTGGGCCTGGGCGCCTCTGACGACGAGGCTGAAAAGATAGCCCGCTGGGTGCTGGGCGATCCGACCATGGGCAACCCGGCCATTCTCGGGGCGATGGTGAACTCGACCCCCATCGACGTGGGCCAGCCGGGCGCGGATCTGAATCCGGGCGGCATCGATTTTTCGAACAAGTACGTCAGCCGGCCGCACATCACTTACGTCGGCTCCGACGACGGCATGGTGCACGGGTTTTACACCTCGGACACCGTGATCGGCGGCGCCGCCAAGCCCGCCGGCAGCGAAGCCTTTGCCTACTTGCCGCCCGAGATGCTGTCGACGGCCACCAAGATCTACGCGCAAGGCGGCCAGGTCGCCGATCCCACCGCGCACATCTTCGGCCTGGCCAGCTCGCCCAAGGTGAAAAATCTCTGCGCCTCGAACTGCACCGACAACGCCAAGGCGGCCTGGAAGACGGTGCTGGCGATGACCGACGGCTACGGCGGCAGCGAGACCTTCATGCTGGACATCACCGACCCCACCGCCAACCCGCCGTTCAGTTTGATCTGGCACTCCGCCACCAGCCCGACCGCGTCGACGTACAACAACATCCTCGGCCAGACCATCTCGGTGCCAGCGTTCTTTTATTCTGACACGCCGACGCTGGACGACTACCGCGTGCTGTTCACGTCGGGATATCCGGTGACCGCGGCGGGCGCGAACGATCAGGGGCACTACATCATCTCGGCGTCGGCGGCCACCGGGCAGATCCTCAGCCAGCAGAAGGTCTCCCCCGCCGGGGGCTGCGGCACCACGCCGGAGTTCACCATGCTCACCGACGTGGGCACGGCGCGCGACTATCAGGTGAAAAATCAGCTCTTGGCCGGCTACGCCGGCGACACCTGGGGCAACCTGTGGCGGTTCACGCCATCGGCGACGCCGACGGCGGTTTTGAACCTGGGCTGCCAGCACCCGCTGCACTTCGCCCCCACCGTGGTGCAGCTGGACCGCGACGACGTCACCAACCTGCCGCACCAGATCTACCTGGTGCAGTCGACGAACTCGCCGCTCGACGACGTCACCAAGAACTTCGACCCGTCGCACATCGTGATCACGCGCGACATCTTCAAGGACGGCGCGGTCAGCGCCGATCAGACCTTCGGCGTCAACGGCACCGTCTCCTTGAGCGTGGGCGTGAGCCCCCAGCTGTGCGGCGTCTCGGATCTGTCGGGGACCGTCTGCCAGACGCAGCTGCCGTCGAACGCGCGCCCGCTGGGCACGCCGCTGGCGATCCTGAAGCAGGACGGATCGGGTTTCTTGATCCTGTCCAACTGGTACGCGCCCGATCCGCAGGGCTGCAGCAAGGGCACCACCTACTTGCAGATCCACCAGGTCAGCGTCCCGTCGGGCGTGGTGACCATGAAGCAAGCCTTGCGCGTCAGCGACGAACCGGTCAGCAGCCCGATCGTCGCCGGCAACAAGATCGTCATCATCACATCGACCGGCCCGGTGGTGTTGAGCGGCAACGTCACCCAGACCTTCGTGGCGGGTCAGTCCAGTCCGTCGATGGCCGGCGGGGCGGCCGAGCCCTTCAAGATTCTGGGCTGGAGCGAGTCGTACTGA
- a CDS encoding phage holin family protein, translating to MARFLLHLGITALALAASAHFVPGVHVHSGLALVVAALVLGFVNAIVRPVLVVLTLPITILTLGIFYLVVNGIAFGIAAALVPGFTVASLGSAIMGALVVSIVSWLASWLTRAAHVEADS from the coding sequence ATGGCGCGATTTCTACTGCATCTGGGGATCACGGCGCTGGCATTGGCGGCCAGCGCGCACTTTGTCCCGGGGGTGCACGTGCACTCGGGTCTGGCGCTGGTGGTGGCGGCGTTGGTGCTGGGGTTCGTCAACGCCATCGTTCGTCCGGTGCTGGTGGTGCTGACGTTGCCGATCACCATCCTCACGCTGGGGATCTTCTATCTGGTGGTGAACGGGATCGCCTTCGGGATCGCAGCGGCTCTGGTGCCGGGGTTCACGGTGGCGTCGCTGGGCTCGGCGATCATGGGCGCGCTGGTGGTGAGCATCGTTTCCTGGCTGGCCAGCTGGCTGACCCGCGCCGCGCACGTCGAAGCCGATTCTTAA
- a CDS encoding CHAD domain-containing protein, producing MSYQIKAKEPVAKAVRRIVRGQLKKAIDGGRQSTQSVDERVHAVRSRLKKARAAVKLVHHQVGSAAARDERWMREMARALSKARDVAVEADTLHRLLEQNPDRVAAGADQSLRDIGSRLRRRLSPTTIETRVNDVVASLEKGRRRVCRWPVSHGRRALRQGLEAAYKRARRRMRDAALRVIDGGDRAERLHGLRKSVKRLVMEVAVLRRQAPDLARRLGPALTELGAMLGEVHDLSVLRQTLERELRSPRDERNRAILFELIDQRSAAIEAAASTKGREALAWRPKIIRRMLAEI from the coding sequence GTGTCCTATCAGATCAAAGCCAAAGAACCGGTCGCCAAGGCCGTGCGTCGCATCGTGCGCGGACAGTTGAAAAAAGCCATCGACGGCGGGCGGCAGAGCACGCAGTCCGTCGACGAGCGGGTTCACGCCGTGCGCTCGCGTCTGAAGAAGGCCCGCGCGGCGGTCAAGCTGGTGCACCACCAGGTGGGTTCGGCCGCCGCTCGCGACGAACGCTGGATGCGCGAGATGGCGCGGGCGCTGTCCAAGGCCCGTGACGTCGCCGTCGAGGCCGACACCTTGCACCGCCTGCTGGAGCAGAACCCGGATCGAGTGGCCGCCGGCGCTGACCAAAGTCTGCGCGACATCGGCAGCCGCCTGCGCCGTCGCCTGTCGCCCACCACCATCGAGACGCGGGTCAACGACGTGGTGGCCTCGCTGGAGAAAGGGCGGCGCCGGGTGTGTCGCTGGCCGGTCAGTCACGGCCGGCGCGCGTTGCGCCAGGGCCTGGAAGCGGCGTACAAGCGCGCCCGCCGCCGCATGCGCGACGCCGCTCTGCGCGTCATCGACGGCGGCGATCGCGCCGAACGCCTGCACGGCCTGCGAAAATCCGTCAAGCGCCTGGTCATGGAGGTGGCGGTGCTGCGCCGGCAAGCTCCCGACCTGGCGCGGCGCCTCGGCCCGGCGCTGACCGAGCTGGGCGCGATGCTGGGCGAGGTCCACGATCTCTCGGTGCTGCGCCAGACGCTCGAGCGCGAGCTGCGTTCGCCGCGCGACGAACGCAACCGCGCCATCCTGTTCGAGCTCATCGATCAGCGGTCGGCGGCCATCGAAGCCGCGGCGTCGACGAAGGGCCGCGAGGCCTTGGCCTGGCGGCCGAAGATCATCCGCCGCATGCTGGCGGAAATCTAG